TTTGTGTTAATAGTTATGTTCTTGATCATGTGTTTTTTTGTGACACTGGTTTGTTCTTAAAAGCTGTGTGTTTTGTGGTTTGACTTTCTGACCCTGATTTAGAACCAGGGGTTTCAAGCTTTATTGCTAATTACTAGATTGAAATTCATGTTTCTTAAAAATGGCGATAGATGGATGTTATTTCGGATGAAAAGTTTTGAACTTTGTGTCTGTAATAATACAGTTTTTATTGCTATGATCAATCTTATAGAATGATCAACTCATTGGATAATAAGATTATTGTTCAAGATTAATGAAATGTAGTGAATCACTATGTTACTTTTATTATATGTATTCATATGGCTTGAAATTCCTAATCTTGAAATAGCAAATCAAGTGACTTAATGTTGACTTTGATTATTCTAACATGGTGGTCAAAATTAGGGTAATTGAATTTGATGGACAATGAAGTTTATATAGAGCAAAAAGTACCGTCTGGTGTTCTTACAAGCATAAGATTTAAAGTCCTATCAGACCAAGATACAGTAATAATCTTCATCTTACTTTTTCATAATCTTAAATTAAAAGTTTAAATTTTCATTCTATATAAATGATCTATATATATGAATGTGCATCAGGAAAAGGCATCTGTGAAAGACATTAATTCTGCGAATGAAGTTACCGATCCAGCGTTAGGGTTCCCAAATCCCTCATCGCAGTGCAATACGTGTGGCGCTAAAGATTATCGAACATGTGAAGGTTCGATGATGTCgtctttttattaatattagaCTGTGTTCGTGATGATTTTATAGTTATATCTTTAACTTGTCGTAATGCAGGTCACATAGGGTTAATTAAATTCCCTTTCACTATACTTCATCCGTATTTCTTACCTGAAGTCGCACAAATACTGAATAAAATCTGTCCCGGATGTAAAAAGTTTAAAAAAGATAAGGCTAAGGTCAGGTATTAAATTGTATATCGATTACTTGAAGTTATTATGTTCCTGGTACatgtagtatttttattttttgttatttgtTTCTGAAGTTGTCTGCTTTTTCTTTATTTATAGAAAACTGCAACTCAAATACAAGGAATTTGTAACTTTTGTGATGTAAGTATCTTTTTGTTGTTGCATTGTTGTGTTTTTATTATGttaaatgttaatgttaatatttactTTTCAAATTAACAGAGAAGCCGAAAAGATGATTATCCGCCTCTCAGGTTTAAAGTATCAACTAAAGATGTGTTTGGAAAGAGCGCAATTATTGCAGAAATTAGTTCAAAGAAGATCGTTTCAGATCAAAGTTTGCGTCCTGATTATTGGGATTTTGTTCCTACTGATCTTCAACAAGAATTATCATTATCAGCTTTTAATCGAAGAGTTCTTACACATGCACAGGTAGcaatttttattttttgtatttCTGATTTCTTTTTATTCATGTTTGTTACATTATCGCCGTGCTATTGTTTGTTAGGTATATGAAATATTGAAAGATGTTGATCCCAGCTTTCTTAAAGGATCTTTAGGGAAGAAAAACAAGATTTTTCTTCAAAGTTTCCCTTTAACGCCAAACTGTCACCGTGTAGCAGAGTTTGGTCAAAACGTGACCTTTGTAAGCATCTTTTTATTCCCGTTATGTGTCGTGAGTTTCAGAATTTATTTGTGAGTAATCGAGTATTATTTCAGGATGAGCGCACCAGAGCATTCAGAAGAATGATAGGTTTTCGTGGTACACCTAACGAGCTGAGTGCATGTGTACAAGATTGCATAAAGCTTTCAAAGGTTAGTAACATTAGTGTCTTTGAAGTTTTTAGGAGTGCTTGGATGTGTATTATCAGTTCTTAAAGTAATATAGTGTTATGAATTATAAATTTGGTTGATTGGGTAATGAGACACCTTTTATGTGTCAAAACGGGCGGGTTGGGTTTACCCCGTAAGACTCTTTGTTCATCCCTAAAACCCTTTATGAAtgaataattaatttgtaactatcATCACATATTTAtgttacaataacaataaataatctaaatcaaggttgcaaaaatcgctacttgGGAGTACTCGcgactttttagggagtactcggatgttgactaagtttgactttgaccaattttggCCGATTTTTTACCAATGTTGACTTTTTTTGTAAGTTTTGACTGACTTtctgagtaatcccgagttttggctTAGTTTGCCTGAGTTTGGCCGAGTTTTGACTTAATTTGACCGTGTTTGACTGagtttgataattatattaaacgcACATTTCAACACTGCAGATACGAGCAGAAAAGCCTACGCTTCGTGATCCAGATGCAGACGACAACCCTTCGAAAATGCACGGACTAAAATACATTAAAGAAGTTAGTCTCGGAAAACGTACAGATTTTTGTTTCCGTATGGTCTGCGTTGGGGACCCGTACATCAAACTCAACGAAATCGGGGTCCCACACGATATCGCCGAAACAATGCTCGTTTCCGAGCAACTAAACTCACTAAACTGGGAACGAATAAACGCATCTTCGGGTTTAAGAATACTACAACGAGGCGAAATATATATTCGACGACGAGGTGGTTTAGTTCCCGTTCGATACGGTGATCAATTACGTATCGGGGATACGGCTTATCGACCGTTACAAAACGGAGACATTGTTTTGATAAATAGACCACCTTCGATTCATTCTCATTCACTAATCGCTCTCCGGGTCAAAGTTTTACCCATAAAATGCGTACTTTCGGTCAACCCTTTAATTTGTGACCCGTTAAGAGGCGATTTTGACGGTGACAGTCTTCACGGTTATATACCGCAATCGTTAGAAAGTCGTGTCGAGCTTCGAGAACTCGTTACGTTAGAAAATCAGTTGGTTGACAAACAAAGCGGGAAAAGTTTGTTGACTTTAAGTCATGATAGTTTGACCGCTGCTCATTTGATGTTGGACGATGGAATTTTTTTCACTCGGGCCCAATTGCAGCAACTTCAAATGTTTTGTCCATGTCAGCAGCTTGAACTGCCAGCTGTAATGAGAAAGCTTAACGATTCGCCAGGTGGCGTGACTAGTTTGTGGACCGGGAGGCAGTTGTTTAGCTTCGTTTTGGATAGAGATTTCGACGTGAATTTATCGGGGAATCAAATAAAAAATGGTGAGTTTGTTAGTTTGTTGAATCCGTCTTCGTGTTTACAAGGAAACGAAGAAAATTTATACGGTTATTTGATAAAAAACCTTCGAGGTGATGAAGTTCTTGAATTTTTACATTCAGCTCAAGAGTTGTTAATCGAATGGCTATCGATTAGGGGATTTAGCGTCTCGTTATTAGATCTTTACTTATCTTCTGACTCGAGAAATAATTTGAACGATGAAGTTAGTTTCGGGTTACGAGAAGCCGAACGACAAGCCCACGGGCAGTTGTTAATGGTGGGCCCACATCGTGAGTTTTTGACTGGAAAGTTGACTGAAAACGATGACCTGGATTCTGAAAAAATGTGTCACGATCAGCAAACGTCTGCTGCGTTGAGTCGAGCATCGGGTGCTGCGTTTAAGGAATTGTTTCGTGATATTCAAAGTCTTATTTACAATTACGCGAGTAAAGAAAATTCGTTTTATTCGATGTTAAGAGCGGGAAGTAAAGGAAACGTGCTGAAATTCGTGCAACATAGTATGTGTGTCGGTTATCAGCATTCGTTAGTTTCGTTATCTTTTCGGCTCCCGCGTGAGTTTACTTGTGTTTCGTGGAACGAGCACAAAAGGGCATATTCGTCATTTTCGTCCGGTATAGATAGATACGTTCCATACGGTGTAATAAAGACCCCGTTTTTATCAGGTCTTAATCCGCTCGAGTTATTTGTTCATTCGTTGACGAATCGGGATGCTTCGTTTGGTGGTCATGCTGATATTTCTGGAGGGTTGAATCGAAAACTTATGTTTTTTATGCGAGACGTTTATATTGGTTACGATGGGACTGTAAGAAACTGTTATGGAAATCAGCTAGTTCAGTTTTCGTATGGTTGCAGGGCCCACACGGGTGAAAATAATAAGTCTCTTTTGGAGAAAGAAGAGTGTGGGGCCCCCGTTGGTTCGTTGGCTGCGTGTGCGATATCCGAGGCGGCTTATGGTGCACTCGATCAGCCAATCAGTGCTCTTGAAAACTCCCCTTTGTTAAACTTGAAGGTAACATTTTAAAAGTTTGAATATTTTTTTAATGACCAAAATACCCTTTAATATAGTGATAGTTGAGCAAACGTTGAGGTGTCAAAATGGGTGGGTCGGTTCAAAACAGAATAGTTTGTTTTGGATTTGTACATAATCATATAGACAATTAGTGTGTCAAATATGATTAAAAAATTTCAATAGTTTATTTATAATCAATTCCTTTTTCTATTAAAGAAAAATGATTTAGAAATCTTTATGATTGCAAAAAACACTTTATGAGTATTTTAACCTGTTCAACCCGTTTCCTTGTTAGCTTAAACTTTTTACCTGTTTAACATGTAAGAAAACACAATCTGACTGACCAATCCGTACGTAAACGAAGGTTTTCGGTTTCTATGAATCTAACAGACTTTTTTTTTAATTGATACAGAAAGTGCTTGAATGCGGAGTTAGAAAACAGAGCGGGAACAAAGTCGCGTCCCTTTTCTTATCTCAAAAACTCAAAAGATTTAACAACGGATTTGAATATGGAGCCATTGACGTGAAGAGTCATTTGGAGAAGTTGTTGTTAAAAGATGTTGTTTCTCTTGTTACTATATAGTAAGTTACCGTTACCTTTGACTTGTTTGACTTCCTTACGATTAATTTGTTAAGTTATCTTTACCTTTGACTTGTTTGACTTTTTACGATTAATTTGTTAAGTTACCGTTACCTTACGATTAATTTGTTAAGTTATCTTTACCTTTGACTTGCTTGACTTTTTACGATTAATTTGTTAAGTTACCGTTACCTTTGACTTTCTTACGATTAATTTGTTAAGTTACCGTTACCTTTGACTTCTTTGACTTTTATACGATTATATTGTTGACTATTTTTTATCTCTTATGTTGACCAGCTATTCACCACAAACTGGCATACGACCTCTTAGCCCGTGGATTTGCTATTTTCGGATAAGCAACGTAATGCTTAATAAGATGCATTTTTCATAGAGGCTATTATCATCACTAAGTTTTTTTTCAATCGaagtttcgttttttttttttttaattcaggaGGCTGTTAAGAAGCAACTCAAAGTGCAATCAATCATCAATGCTCTGAAGTTAAATTGTACCGACTCGGTTAAACTCAAGAAGTTAAAACTCAGTCTACCAAAATTGCAGATATCGTCCAAGTATATGACTATTTACTTCTTGAAAAGTCAATttaatttttctttttcttcaattgaactaaagttacaaacttgttATGATTAATTATCAGAGGGGACCCTGAAAATAGTGATACGAATGGGGATTTTTATATCGCTGTTCAAATAGCTCAAATCGAAGACACTGACAACTCACTTAATATACTTCAAGATCGTGTGGTGCCATTTCTTCTTGAGACCGTGATAAAAGGTGATTATAAACTTCACAATCACAATAAACTATCATTatgaaattatgattatgattataattatgatcatgatcatgatgatgattatgattatgatgatgattatacaCTTATGTTGCGGAAAAGTTGAAAAAAAATCACTACTAAGAGAGTACTTAATTCGGTACGTTTAGGGAGTACTCAGCAACTCGGCAGTACTTGgacgttgaccaagtttgactttgactgaaTTTTGACTTGTTATCCAAGCAATACCGATTTTTGACCGATTTTCCTAATAATCCCGAGTTCTGGCCGAGTTTGACCGAGTTTTGACTTAGTTTGACCGAGTATTCCCCGAGTTGCAAAAACTGAGTACTCGCAGATTAATATCGAGTTATGCACCACTCATGCTGGCAAAGAGCGGAATTTACATTTTTTGTTTAATGAACGTGTTATTTAGGATCTTCGAATGTCAAGCAAGTGGATATCGTATGGAACGATGGTCCGAAGACTTCAAAATCGTACAAAGAATCTTCGGGTGAACTCTACTTGCGTGTTTTCATGTCCGAAAGCTGCGATCGAAGGAGTTTTTGGAGAAAATTGATCGACGATTGTATTCAAATAATGGACATGATCGACTGGGAACGAAGTTATCCGGATGATGTACAAGATGTGATTTTAGCACAAGGGATCGATGCTGCAAGAAATTATTTCCTTTGTGTACGTTAAGTTGTTAACGATATTGTTTTTTCTAATTCATGTATGACAAAAACCTTGTATCGTTATGATGCTTTTTGAGTTAATGTAGATGCTGAAATCGGCAATAGAAGATACTGGAAAAACGATAATTCCTGAACATTTGGCTCTTACTGCCGACTGCTTATCTGCTACCGGAGAGTTTGTTCCGTTAAACGCTAAAGGACTATCTCTGCAAAGAAAACAAGCATCAATTTCTGCACCGTTTACTCAAGCATGCTTTTCTGTAAGGACTTTTTTAGCATCACAATAATAACGGGTTTTCTTGAATGTAGCAAGTTGGGCGGGTCAAGTGGGCAACGTGTAAAAGATTTTAGAATGGGTTGAAAGGGGTCCACTTGGGTTGACCCAAAACGCTTTTTAGCCGAAATGAGACGTGTGTACCCATTCGGCCTGTCTTAGATTTACTTGGCAAACGGGTCTGGTTAGGTAATGGGTAAAAATGGGTCAGGTTAGGTCGGGTTTGAGTAACGGGTCAAAACGTTTTTGGGTTGAGATAGGTCATGGGTCAACGGGTGAGATTCTTAAACGGGTCCAAATGGGTTGGGTaacgggtcgaaacgggtcatgggtcaaatgggtctaaacgggtcaggttgggtcggacCCAAACGACCCATCAGATGCAAATGGGTTGAAAATATCACCTGTAGTTTTCTTGTACGTTAATATAGAGATTAATCTGTTGCAGAATCCATCGGATTGTTTTGTCAAAGCTGCAAAAGCCGAGGAATCTGATAAACTCGAGGGGACAATCGATGCGTTATCATGGGGAAAAGTCCCGGCTCTTGGTACAGGTGGCAGATTTGAAATCTTATTTTCTGGCAAGGTAAACAATATAATTtacatattatatgtaatatacatatacatattatataacAGATATATCTAAGTCCTTGCAACATTCATTTTGacgatttatttatattatatatcatgttgcaggaacatgaaattgataaacCGACAGATGTATACAATTTGTTGAGCAAATGTATCGATTTGAATGAAGAGAAAGTTGAAAACAAAAACATACGTTACAAGACAGCTGTCGTATTGCCGTATCCTGATTTTGCTGTAGAAGGGAAGAGTGAATTGTTTAAAATGGTGTTAGAAAGGAAAATATCAGCTGATGATATCAAGCGTTTGTCGAAAGATTTGAAGGGTATACTTTACAAGTAAGTTCATTTGTACTATTCTCATTATTCTTAGATCACACGAAACAACTATTTTGTAAcactgtaattttttttattttttattttgatttttaatTATTATGTTGTTATACAGGTATGATGTTAACAAGGAGTTAAGCCCAGACGATCATCTTGTGGCGTGTAAAGCTCTATGTTTTCACCCTCGAAAGAAGGAGAAGATTGGAGAAGGCGTTTTTAGAATTAAGGTAATGTGCATTTAACAAtgttgcagaactcggaattactTAGCGAGTACTCGGTCAAAAGTCAGGATTACTCGAAAAATTGGTCGGTCAAGTCAAACTTGGTcatcaacatccgagtactcctcgAGTTTCCGAGTCTCCCCGAGTAGCGATTTGTCTAAAAAAATTAACGATCCCGCAAGAAACAAACACATACTTAGAACATGTTCTTTGGTTTTCTAGTTTTCTTATGAAAATCTGTCAGTTATTATAGTATTGATATTTTAGATTTGTTGCAGGTTGGGCAGCACAAGATGCATGGAAGTACGCGATGTTTTGTTGTAGAACAAATTGATGGAAGTGTCGTAGATTTCTCGTATCATAAATGCATATTTCACGCCTTGAAATTGGTTGCTCCGAAGGAAGCGTCACTTTATGAGGCGAGATGGTTGAGCGGAAGGGATTGATTCTCGTTTACTACGTATTTTGGAAACACgactgaagaagatgatgatgtcaTTTAAACTGTATTTTCGATTTATTatgtataattataataaataataataataatatatataataataaaaatgggtaGAAAGAGTGTTCTTCAGCTTCTTTTTGCTGCTTCCACTGAAATTTGTTTGTCGAACAGACCCGGACGAGCAAGTCTTAGTGGAAGTAGCAACGAGAAGCTTAGAACAATCAATAATTCCTTTTTAACTACTTGTTGTATTTCGTTTAATTGTCGTTatgttgtgtttagttgtgtttagTTGTCGTTGTACTCAGATTGTGAAGTTTAATGTACTCTAGTTATTATCGTCTTTCTGTTGTATTGATTTGCAGTTCAGTTTCCTTAGTACAAGACTAGTATATAAAACTTGTGTATCAGAACACATTAGTGATGGAGCTTTAACACGTTTGTTGGGAGGCTAAAATACATAATTTGTAATTTAACGTGTGATTTcttttgtaattatatataaaaatccatatatatatatatatatatatatatatatatatatatatatatatatatatatatatatatatatatatatatatatatatatatatatatatatgaatggaaAGACGAAATGGAATAATTAAGTTAATATAGATCACAAACCTTTAACATCCCTTTAGCTATCCGGTAATACATTGAAATTtggtgtcacaccccccaaaatggaccaggggtaattgtgaccaatcatatcataacacagttgtataaacgagaacaactctatatgagactttttaaataaaaactttgttaataaaacagcggaagcagtattaaaacgtaaaataaatgtttatgaactaaaatataatatgcgatgtggactccatgcaagcatcaaatctatcatcacaaagttgcaaatatctagctcaatcatcacctgagacaaaacatgcttaaagtgtcaaccaaaaaggttgagtgaaattcacaggtttataaataatatccaaagttttagaccacaagatttagtttaaagttgattgatatagaaatatcaatctaaaagtgttgctgcattttgtaatatcgctactaaacaagtttaccctatgacacattgtactgtcagtgtcgtggaatcattattatgtaactaaagaccaacggtcgaatggttagagacgttactctcaataggcctactcacaataattaagtttgcatttaaacgtagcaattgacgatattacggtagggatttagcatgaatcaaagcatgacagcatagttaacaatttagtacttgtgtctaagtgtaaaacagttataaagcaagcatgtgtctcaccccaaaagttataaatagttaagtaaacagtaaaagtggggctatgaaaatcaccttagtagcacaaaagagtattccacgaaagaattgaacggaaggacgtgaccgagatctcaagctagagatagaacgtatgatcagacattgcctaacagacaatagtatatagtactatattgatagtaatggttcactaaataatttccattttcgaaaggttactatttatgaaaagtttccacttatagtaattttccaacttTAGAAAGTtcaggttaatctttagcaagacgttgtataactttatttaaacttcgttgctatcaaataagtcaggaatgaccagatgtaaccgggagcccaggactcttgaccagaatctaagtcatggcattcgagatccacaagcttacccataaatggcaacctagacatcattcacttacgaccgtgagtagcgatgatgTTCACATGAatcgtacattatctttgattaaccttcactttagatttatatgttattatatatgttatattatatttattaatgtattaacaatttgattatcttatattatatactataagttattattattaaattagtatagttataaaataagtgtttattaataatgtattgttattaacttacattataagcattatactttattatatagtatacttagttattaaccgtaagttataataataatattaatttagtatatgtaatatacttatgttaatcgaaaatcatactaatatatgttaattcgaatattaattcattaaatattatatttataatttttataaacttagttaattatacaattcagtaggatattttataaaaataattttatcaagtttttgtatttatttcccacttttctttatatatatactcggtttatattaatcaaatttaattaggtaataaatattaaatcgacctaaataaataattttatattttttataggttctatattatgtaaaaatgttataaaaattattaaatcaaattttatatcaaaatattatttatttaatgttttctaattatttaaccattgtaatcggcctataattaaataaattggaaaaataatttaaaattaatttttatatttttttaaagtatccagtgatgctactaatcatataaaaattttataaaaatatttaatacacgtttgtatttattttgtattttctttattatttctctcggtttagaataatgcaaaagtaaattctttttaaatactaatcgtcccatttatttaatttttataattttttcttgtttataaaaatataataatctcaaaaaaaaattataattatttttattactgtttaatattttattacaaattttatattgtttttatgtttaaatactacataattcgtatttatttataaataatattccataaattatcaaaattatttttatacatcataatacttataatactaattataacctataaaaataatttatatatattaaattctaatttttaaagaatatacaaaaaaataaaagcaattcgataaaaaatatagaaaatacctcaagtactttcccaagtttgtgagagagtttttccaaagatttgatacaagtttttatgaaatggaagtgggtatttataggaaaaaaatggttggtgaaaagaaaaaatataaataaaataaaggtgccaattttgacaaaaaataaaaacatgttaaaaatgtttttaataagtttttgtttttgaaaatatttagtcaaaattaatgggctcattatttaatttataaaataatctattttttttataagctaaaaatatatatatatatatatataatgattaaaataacttatcatttaattaataattatgtttcatatagttttaaatataatacgcattaatattaatattaactaaagttattttatataattagtgtatattttagttaacaaaaagtgtcgactaaaaataaatatttgatcaatgtcaaatttaattatatattacgtatggataacaaccctatagtcaaattagtcaattcaggtatggaaatatgagggttgttatatttgGTTTATAAATTTTAATTCTAATGTTTTCAATAAAATGATGAGCATTTCTTGAAAGTGAGAGTGATCAAGAGGATATTGTAGGTCTAGTTATTTTGAAAAAATTATTTACACTTAAAATGCTTTTTTCTTAATTAAGGTAAACTCACACATTCTACACGAATTTCTACACTGATATTTATAAATGTCCACTCTTTAAAGAGAACTCACAACCTCTTAATTTAAGAGGCTAGTTGATATACCTAAGCCAATGACCTTTGGTGGAAAGATAATTTAAGAGGCTAGTTGATATAGCTAAGCCAATGACCTTTGGTCGAAAGAACAAGAGTATGTGTTTCAGCTGCTGAAACAAAAACTGATCGAGCACTTCACTGATTTTATCACTACCTGATGGAAATAGTTGTAATCAACAAACAAAAAATTCTCAAAGCAACTGCATCAAAGTGTTTTTTATCAGATAGAGATAGCGGTTATAATCTCATTATACTTAAACTATTATTTTGTAATACTAAATCAATTCGTGCTAGATCGTTTTGATGCAAAACAAACATAAAAGTTAGAATAAAATGAAGAACAATTGATAAATTAAGAAAAGCTCTGATTTAATCCATTACAAATTGACAAATTTGTTTGTCAAACCTAACTTTGATTAATCCACatcaatattaaatttatttaatatattcttggcataaaagtaaataaaaagcaacaaaaaaaaaaaagaaaaaaaaatggaggAAACATTGTGGACATTTGGTCAATGGACACGTGCTTGACTTCACTTGCCACATATTTATATTTTCGTTAGCGTTCTTCTCACATTTATGTATCAAATCAACATGATGCCACATTTTTCTTTTCGATGTTTGGTATATTTTGTAAAGCAGGTATTCAaaaaaagaaaatattgtgaaaatttggtCAATGGATACTTGTTATTGCATTTCTTGCACAAAAACAATTAACCATTTTAATTTAGTTGAGTT
This window of the Rutidosis leptorrhynchoides isolate AG116_Rl617_1_P2 chromosome 7, CSIRO_AGI_Rlap_v1, whole genome shotgun sequence genome carries:
- the LOC139858035 gene encoding DNA-directed RNA polymerase IV subunit 1-like, translating into MDNEVYIEQKVPSGVLTSIRFKVLSDQDTEKASVKDINSANEVTDPALGFPNPSSQCNTCGAKDYRTCEGHIGLIKFPFTILHPYFLPEVAQILNKICPGCKKFKKDKAKKTATQIQGICNFCDRSRKDDYPPLRFKVSTKDVFGKSAIIAEISSKKIVSDQSLRPDYWDFVPTDLQQELSLSAFNRRVLTHAQVYEILKDVDPSFLKGSLGKKNKIFLQSFPLTPNCHRVAEFGQNVTFDERTRAFRRMIGFRGTPNELSACVQDCIKLSKIRAEKPTLRDPDADDNPSKMHGLKYIKEVSLGKRTDFCFRMVCVGDPYIKLNEIGVPHDIAETMLVSEQLNSLNWERINASSGLRILQRGEIYIRRRGGLVPVRYGDQLRIGDTAYRPLQNGDIVLINRPPSIHSHSLIALRVKVLPIKCVLSVNPLICDPLRGDFDGDSLHGYIPQSLESRVELRELVTLENQLVDKQSGKSLLTLSHDSLTAAHLMLDDGIFFTRAQLQQLQMFCPCQQLELPAVMRKLNDSPGGVTSLWTGRQLFSFVLDRDFDVNLSGNQIKNGEFVSLLNPSSCLQGNEENLYGYLIKNLRGDEVLEFLHSAQELLIEWLSIRGFSVSLLDLYLSSDSRNNLNDEVSFGLREAERQAHGQLLMVGPHREFLTGKLTENDDLDSEKMCHDQQTSAALSRASGAAFKELFRDIQSLIYNYASKENSFYSMLRAGSKGNVLKFVQHSMCVGYQHSLVSLSFRLPREFTCVSWNEHKRAYSSFSSGIDRYVPYGVIKTPFLSGLNPLELFVHSLTNRDASFGGHADISGGLNRKLMFFMRDVYIGYDGTVRNCYGNQLVQFSYGCRAHTGENNKSLLEKEECGAPVGSLAACAISEAAYGALDQPISALENSPLLNLKKVLECGVRKQSGNKVASLFLSQKLKRFNNGFEYGAIDVKSHLEKLLLKDVVSLVTIYYSPQTGIRPLSPWICYFRISNEAVKKQLKVQSIINALKLNCTDSVKLKKLKLSLPKLQISSKGDPENSDTNGDFYIAVQIAQIEDTDNSLNILQDRVVPFLLETVIKGSSNVKQVDIVWNDGPKTSKSYKESSGELYLRVFMSESCDRRSFWRKLIDDCIQIMDMIDWERSYPDDVQDVILAQGIDAARNYFLCMLKSAIEDTGKTIIPEHLALTADCLSATGEFVPLNAKGLSLQRKQASISAPFTQACFSNPSDCFVKAAKAEESDKLEGTIDALSWGKVPALGTGGRFEILFSGKEHEIDKPTDVYNLLSKCIDLNEEKVENKNIRYKTAVVLPYPDFAVEGKSELFKMVLERKISADDIKRLSKDLKGILYKYDVNKELSPDDHLVACKALCFHPRKKEKIGEGVFRIKVGQHKMHGSTRCFVVEQIDGSVVDFSYHKCIFHALKLVAPKEASLYEARWLSGRD